A single window of Brevundimonas vitisensis DNA harbors:
- a CDS encoding gamma carbonic anhydrase family protein: MNVYALGGKKPQLPPEGEYWIAPNATVLGDVILKQGASVWFGAVLRGDNDPITIGENSNVQDGSVLHTDAGEPLTLGRGVTVGHLAMLHGCTVGDNSLIGIGAVVLGRAVIGRDCIIGAGALIPEGKVIPDGSLVVGQPGRVVRALEPGQIAALEASAEHYVQNWKRYVRDLRPD; the protein is encoded by the coding sequence ATGAATGTCTATGCATTGGGCGGCAAGAAACCGCAGCTTCCGCCAGAAGGCGAATACTGGATAGCGCCGAATGCAACTGTACTAGGAGACGTGATTCTCAAGCAGGGTGCCAGCGTCTGGTTTGGGGCGGTGCTGCGCGGTGACAATGACCCGATCACCATCGGCGAGAACAGCAATGTTCAGGACGGGAGTGTGCTGCACACGGACGCCGGGGAGCCTCTGACGCTCGGCCGAGGCGTGACGGTCGGCCATCTGGCGATGCTGCATGGCTGCACGGTCGGGGACAACAGCCTGATCGGCATCGGCGCCGTCGTTCTGGGGCGGGCCGTCATCGGCCGCGACTGCATCATTGGGGCAGGGGCCCTGATCCCCGAGGGCAAGGTGATCCCCGACGGGTCCCTGGTGGTCGGCCAGCCGGGGCGGGTGGTGCGGGCGCTGGAGCCGGGGCAGATCGCCGCCCTGGAGGCGTCGGCCGAACATTATGTGCAGAACTGGAAACGCTACGTCCGGGACCTGCGTCCTGACTGA
- a CDS encoding PAS domain-containing protein, with protein MFHSDTEDLIKLWTSLRSGPESRAGLPSRASLHPEALGPRLTRVFLADRSQDEADARLRLAGDWLEAFHHRPLTGVALSSLWRARSHTMVAAAMRQAVREARPVVIVAAAGAANAPIEVTLVPFQGGGQRRELMLGLYAPMATLTLPTGVAHQLAARVFTAVGEAGRPRLALASLDGRRIA; from the coding sequence ATGTTTCATTCCGACACAGAAGACCTGATCAAACTTTGGACGTCCCTGCGCAGCGGGCCGGAGTCGCGTGCCGGACTCCCTTCGCGGGCCTCGCTGCACCCCGAAGCTCTGGGGCCGCGGTTGACGAGGGTCTTTCTGGCGGACCGAAGCCAGGATGAGGCCGACGCACGCCTGCGGCTGGCCGGAGACTGGCTCGAGGCCTTCCATCACCGGCCGCTTACGGGCGTTGCCCTCTCGTCGCTCTGGCGGGCCCGATCTCACACGATGGTTGCCGCCGCCATGCGCCAGGCCGTCCGCGAGGCCCGTCCTGTCGTGATCGTGGCCGCCGCCGGTGCAGCCAACGCCCCGATCGAGGTCACACTGGTGCCCTTCCAGGGCGGGGGACAGCGGCGCGAGCTGATGCTGGGACTGTATGCGCCGATGGCGACCCTGACGCTGCCCACGGGGGTCGCCCATCAGCTCGCAGCGCGCGTATTCACAGCCGTCGGCGAGGCCGGCCGGCCCCGCCTGGCCCTGGCCTCTCTGGACGGTCGCCGCATTGCCTAG
- a CDS encoding PhoH family protein: MEASMTKRAALKRQTRELGREPGVFDSQEFAHEAKVRRLPTHTGWSPAPTNDARDQAYMKTLKPKSDGQAELLSAIDHHNLVLALGPAGTGKTYLAVAKAVEALEAGRIGRIVLSRPAVEAGESIGFLPGDMEDKLAPYLRPLYDALSDRLSMKRVKALMAEGLIEIAPVGYMRGRTLNNAFIVVDEAQNCTYVQLKMLLTRLGWHSTMVVTGDPQQSDLLPGISGLSDVAERLAPVPDIAVVRLAERDIVRHPLVASMIGVL; the protein is encoded by the coding sequence CTGGAGGCGTCCATGACCAAACGTGCGGCACTGAAGCGTCAAACCCGTGAACTCGGTCGCGAGCCGGGGGTCTTCGATTCCCAGGAGTTCGCGCACGAAGCCAAGGTGCGTCGTCTTCCGACGCACACCGGATGGTCGCCGGCTCCCACCAATGACGCCCGCGACCAGGCCTATATGAAGACGCTCAAGCCCAAGTCGGACGGTCAGGCTGAACTGCTGAGTGCCATCGACCATCACAATCTGGTCCTGGCCCTTGGCCCGGCAGGAACGGGCAAGACCTATCTGGCCGTGGCAAAGGCTGTCGAAGCGTTGGAAGCAGGCCGGATCGGCCGGATCGTTCTGTCTCGTCCGGCGGTCGAGGCCGGCGAGTCGATCGGGTTTCTGCCTGGCGACATGGAGGACAAGCTGGCCCCCTATCTGCGCCCCCTCTACGACGCCCTGTCCGATCGTCTCAGCATGAAGCGGGTCAAGGCCCTGATGGCCGAGGGCCTGATCGAGATCGCGCCGGTCGGCTATATGCGCGGCCGAACGCTGAACAACGCCTTCATCGTCGTCGACGAGGCGCAGAACTGCACCTATGTGCAGCTGAAGATGCTGCTGACCCGCCTGGGCTGGCATTCGACCATGGTCGTCACCGGCGATCCGCAGCAGTCCGACCTGCTGCCCGGCATCTCGGGCCTGTCCGATGTGGCCGAGCGCCTGGCCCCCGTCCCCGATATCGCCGTCGTCCGCCTGGCCGAACGCGACATCGTCCGCCACCCGCTGGTCGCCAGCATGATCGGGGTCCTGTAG